A stretch of the Clostridiales bacterium genome encodes the following:
- a CDS encoding cell wall-binding repeat-containing protein, which produces MGYRDASGFSVASVTRLVVTTALFVTMLPAGASAKSPDVDKQALAGRVSAGVLAHKSGLATGLVALGPDEIPGVALGASPQSGTLNIDTNWVDVYYVDLTAGQVWAGTVTGTAVSGQDGYLEGFAPGATTVYDYGDFNPVWDTNKYRLTIHAEVTGRYYIAVWGGTGSYSLAYTIGAGAVDDFIPGVALGASPVSGSLTSSGDTRDVYRIDLTPGQLFSVDLIHSDTVFFDARLFGPGVTHTVGKTPIAEAWDWPISFDFLVPPVGGGTYYLVVETYEGAGGYTVQWSVKTPPAHRLAGSSRFATSLAICRATFVESDVAVLATGAGFPDALAASALAGALDAPLLLVRDDIDSQEYWDLVYELYRLGVTKVYLAGGTSVISAVTEDDLRNGWGFTVTRLGGANRYETGRAIADEVVRVVEARGGTVSSAFVVRGDAFADALAAGPYAFSQKMPVLLTPPGALHPLAAQFIETEDVLDITVVGGTSAVSASVASAADALNAGATGVTRVSGDNRFETAANLAQFAVSQRAWATWEYVGVATGRNFPDALSGSAAAGRRGGVLLLTAPDALSAPASQALSTNASAVRTALVFGGTGAVSGSVCDQVRSVLR; this is translated from the coding sequence ATGGGCTATCGCGACGCAAGCGGATTCTCGGTGGCGAGTGTAACGCGTCTGGTTGTGACGACCGCACTGTTCGTGACCATGCTTCCTGCGGGGGCGTCGGCGAAGTCGCCGGATGTCGATAAGCAGGCGCTGGCAGGGAGGGTTTCTGCCGGGGTGCTCGCGCACAAGAGTGGACTCGCGACCGGCCTCGTCGCTCTCGGCCCGGACGAGATTCCTGGTGTCGCGCTCGGCGCGTCTCCGCAATCGGGGACACTCAACATCGATACCAACTGGGTCGACGTGTACTACGTCGATCTTACCGCAGGTCAAGTGTGGGCGGGCACGGTGACCGGCACGGCGGTAAGCGGCCAGGACGGCTACCTTGAGGGTTTCGCGCCGGGCGCGACAACCGTGTATGACTATGGCGATTTCAATCCGGTGTGGGACACGAACAAGTATCGCCTCACCATTCATGCCGAGGTGACCGGCCGGTACTATATCGCGGTCTGGGGCGGCACGGGTTCGTACTCGCTTGCGTACACCATCGGTGCCGGTGCCGTCGACGACTTCATACCCGGTGTTGCTCTCGGCGCGTCTCCCGTTTCCGGTTCACTCACCTCGTCGGGCGACACGCGGGACGTCTACCGGATAGATCTCACCCCTGGTCAGCTCTTCTCGGTGGACCTTATTCACAGCGACACCGTGTTCTTCGATGCGCGCCTCTTCGGACCTGGCGTGACGCACACCGTCGGCAAGACTCCGATCGCCGAGGCGTGGGATTGGCCGATCTCATTCGATTTCTTAGTCCCGCCCGTAGGCGGCGGCACGTACTATCTCGTCGTCGAAACGTACGAAGGCGCAGGAGGCTACACGGTTCAGTGGAGTGTCAAGACGCCTCCGGCCCATCGGCTCGCGGGGTCGAGCCGGTTCGCGACATCGCTCGCGATCTGCCGGGCGACTTTTGTCGAATCTGATGTCGCGGTGCTCGCGACAGGCGCTGGTTTTCCCGACGCGCTTGCCGCATCCGCGCTCGCAGGCGCGCTCGATGCTCCGCTGCTACTCGTGCGTGACGACATCGATTCTCAAGAGTACTGGGACCTCGTCTATGAGCTTTACCGGCTTGGCGTGACGAAGGTCTATCTGGCAGGTGGCACGTCCGTGATCTCGGCAGTCACGGAAGATGACCTCCGCAACGGGTGGGGCTTTACCGTCACGCGCCTTGGCGGCGCGAACCGCTATGAGACCGGGCGTGCGATCGCCGATGAGGTGGTCAGGGTGGTCGAGGCTCGCGGCGGCACGGTCAGCTCGGCGTTTGTCGTGCGCGGCGACGCGTTTGCCGACGCCCTTGCCGCGGGCCCTTACGCCTTTTCGCAAAAGATGCCGGTCTTGCTCACTCCCCCGGGAGCGCTTCATCCGCTCGCGGCACAGTTCATCGAGACCGAAGACGTGCTCGACATCACCGTCGTGGGAGGCACAAGCGCGGTGTCCGCAAGCGTAGCGAGCGCCGCCGATGCGCTCAACGCGGGAGCGACGGGCGTCACGCGGGTAAGCGGCGACAACCGCTTCGAGACGGCGGCCAACCTTGCTCAGTTCGCTGTCTCCCAACGCGCGTGGGCGACGTGGGAGTACGTGGGCGTGGCGACGGGCCGCAACTTCCCTGACGCGCTTTCCGGGTCCGCCGCCGCGGGCCGCCGCGGAGGCGTCCTCCTGCTTACAGCGCCTGATGCGCTCTCGGCGCCCGCGAGCCAGGCGCTCAGCACCAACGCGAGCGCGGTACGGACCGCTCTAGTCTTTGGCGGCACGGGGGCCGTGTCAGGTTCAGTATGTGACCAGGTCAGATCGGTGCTACGGTAG